ATGCCCTGTGACATTCGATAGGATCTTTCTCGGCGCACATGAGCGCAATGCGGTACCGGTTAATGCCTTGAACTACGCGATCGATTCCTTCAAGGAATATCGGCTCTTTGGCTAATCGTTCATACTGAACTCTGCCTTGTTTGTAGCAGGCTGGATTTTCACTCCGTGCGCCTAACTCTTTGCCGAGAAAAACGTAAGCGATGCCTGCTGCCGTCAACGCAGTTTTCAACGGTTCTCGTGAATATTGCGGCACATACCGGCTATATGGGTGTGACCGAACATCACCGAGAGCGGTAATGTCATGCCGGCGCAACAAATCCATGAAGACGGTAATTTCATAATTTGAATGGCCAATGGTGTAGATCTCTGATTTCATGTGAACCGCTCCGCGTACAGAACAGCCGCTATAAGTTTATAGTAATAGCCTTGGTAGGGGTCGCCAAGGCTGATACATAGTACTGGACTTGGTATGACATATTGACCGTCATCACGTGCAAGGAAATTCCGTTCAACTACGGGGTCTGTAACATCCATGCGGTATGTCGCCCCTCTGTATATAAACTCGCCGCGCACTGCACGCTTGGAATTCGGGTATTCCGGGGCCTTGCGACCCACCAGCAGGCGTAAGCGCTCGGCTGATACAAGATAAAGAGAAGCTCCATCTTCTTCTTGTCCAACCGCTACCCGGTTATTGAGGCCGGCGTAGCTGCTCTGCCCCAAGCCCCACAGGTTCTCAGGGTTGTCCAGCCAAGCCTGGATGTCGCTCCAAGACAGATGACTACCCACTGAGGTGGCAACAGAGCAACAGGAAATCTTGAGAGAATTGGGCGTCTCGTCGATCCCCGCAGTACTCTCATGAAAATGTAGTGTATAAAATGAACCCTGAAAATCTGTATAGCATTAATTAGTCGATCCTGAAAAACCCATTTTTAGAAAGTGGTTCTGTAGGAACCGATTTTTTGGCAAGCAGAAAGCCATTGTAAAATTAGACGCAAAAAAGCAGCTGCCCACTGCAGCAGCTTGGCAAAGTTC
This window of the Syntrophales bacterium genome carries:
- a CDS encoding DUF488 domain-containing protein produces the protein MKSEIYTIGHSNYEITVFMDLLRRHDITALGDVRSHPYSRYVPQYSREPLKTALTAAGIAYVFLGKELGARSENPACYKQGRVQYERLAKEPIFLEGIDRVVQGINRYRIALMCAEKDPIECHRALLVARKLSETGIPVNHILTDGSLESHEAMESRLLAVWKLSEGDMFKSREEFMADAYLMQGERVAYQDETMAKEERVAVS